The region ATTGATTTGGCTGTTGATGAGCATCGCAACCCAAAGTCTTCGTCGTGCGACGGCGGCACTCGTCCCGAATCTGTTGCCCGCATTTCTTGTGCTGGCTACCGTTTCGCTCGGAGGAGGCACAATCAACATGGGGGCGGCTATGATCGCGGCCGTTTCGGTCGGCTTGTCGATCGACGGATCGGTCCACCTGCTAATGGTCTATCGGCGTCGGCGCGACGTGGGCCGTAACGCGACCGAGTCAGCCGTTTCGGCGGCTGGCAATATCGGTGCGCCGGTACTGCTGGCGACCCTCGCGTTGGTCGCCGGATTTAGTGTCCTGGCGACAAGCGAGTTTGTCCCGACTGCAACGTTTGGGACGTTGGTCGCGTGGACACTGATCATCGGGACTTTGATCAATCTAAGTGTTCTGCCTGCTTTGGTCACAATCGGCGACAAATGACCGGCCCCGCCGGCGTGCGGATGTGACCTAGACGCACGGGGCGGTCTGACCTCCCTCAATGACCGCGGATTTCCTCCATCTGCGTTTTTGCGAAAGCTACTTTCTCGTGGACACTCTAATTTATCCAGGGAATCATGGACAAAGCATTCGTCGGACGGCAGCCCATCTTCACGCCAGCGCAAGAAGTTTACGGCTACGAATTACTATTTCGCTCGAGCGAAACCTCGGCGGCAGACTTCCGTGACGGCGATCATGCGACTGCGACAGTCCTGATGAGCGCCTTCACAGACATCGGATTACAGACGCTCGTTAACGACAAACGAGCGTTTATTAACACGACTCGCAACCTGTTAGTCGACGGGACTCTCAGCTGCCTTCCACAGGACCGGATGGTATTGGAAGTCCTTGAAGACGTTGATCCTGAACCGGAGATCCTCCACGCCCTACGTGAATTGCGTGAGACCGGCTACACGATCGCCCTCGATGACTTTGTCTATCGACCCGAATTAGAACCACTGGTGGAGCTGGCAGACTTGATCAAGATCGAGTTTCCGGCGATCGCCAATGAAGACCTTGCAGAGCACGTCAGTCGGCTTCGTGAGCACGGTGTAAAAACCATCCTCGCCGAAAAAGTTGAGACCCAAGAAGACTTCGAGCTTTGCCGGGATATTGGTTGTGACCTTTTCCAAGGTTACTTTTTTAGCAAACCCCAAGTGATCAGCCGAGGCAAAATGCAATCGA is a window of Roseiconus lacunae DNA encoding:
- a CDS encoding EAL and HDOD domain-containing protein: MDKAFVGRQPIFTPAQEVYGYELLFRSSETSAADFRDGDHATATVLMSAFTDIGLQTLVNDKRAFINTTRNLLVDGTLSCLPQDRMVLEVLEDVDPEPEILHALRELRETGYTIALDDFVYRPELEPLVELADLIKIEFPAIANEDLAEHVSRLREHGVKTILAEKVETQEDFELCRDIGCDLFQGYFFSKPQVISRGKMQSNVAAVIRLVSELQDPNITPTDVEAIIQMDANLSYRLLRFVNSAAAGTTRKIGSLRQATALMGIHRLRSLASMLILTGLDEKKPKELINLAMTRAKTCELLANSSDSAHPERFYTVGLFSVLDAMLDQPMEDVLESLPLETEINDALLDQSGPMGEILRSVLNYETGTASQSTIGFTTVADAYQQSLQWLSESGQTL